One Longimicrobium sp. genomic region harbors:
- a CDS encoding alpha/beta fold hydrolase translates to MHTIPVTFPGSTGQMLAGRLEMPPDGEAVGGAIIAHCFTCASTLTAVVQVARALARDRLAVLRFDFTGLGESEGELAQSHFSACVEDLHAAAAFMESRGLPVQLLVGHSLGGTASLAAAGAIASLKALATIAAPFDPWHATKLFGDSLERIAETGEATVQLGGRPFRVTRELLEDLKGARMEETIHALRIPLLVLHSPLDEQVGINNATKIWMAARHPKSFVSLDDADHLLTRHEDAQYAGRVIAAWASRWMPQPPEVEVAGLAEAGRVVTVTRGSAFRTEIAAGRHVWVSDEPVAVGGADAAPSPYDFLVGALGACTGMTLKAYAERKGWPLEEVTVRLTHGKVHGIDEQHCAEREARVDRIEREVRIEGELTAEQHARLLEIADKCPVHRTLSAGVIVETKEMEDAPGS, encoded by the coding sequence ATGCACACCATTCCCGTGACGTTCCCCGGCAGCACGGGGCAGATGCTGGCCGGGCGCCTGGAGATGCCGCCCGACGGCGAGGCGGTGGGCGGCGCCATCATCGCGCACTGCTTCACCTGCGCCAGCACGCTCACCGCGGTGGTGCAGGTGGCGCGCGCGCTGGCCCGCGACCGGCTGGCGGTGCTGCGCTTCGACTTCACCGGGCTGGGCGAGAGCGAGGGCGAGCTGGCGCAGTCGCACTTCTCCGCCTGCGTGGAGGACCTGCACGCCGCGGCGGCGTTCATGGAGTCGCGTGGGCTGCCCGTGCAGCTGCTGGTCGGCCACTCGCTGGGCGGCACGGCGTCGCTCGCGGCGGCCGGGGCGATCGCGTCGCTGAAGGCGCTGGCCACCATCGCCGCGCCGTTCGACCCCTGGCACGCGACGAAGCTCTTCGGCGACTCGCTGGAGCGCATCGCCGAGACGGGCGAGGCCACGGTGCAGCTGGGCGGGCGCCCCTTCCGCGTCACCCGCGAGCTGCTGGAGGACCTGAAGGGCGCGCGGATGGAGGAGACGATCCACGCGCTCCGCATCCCCCTGCTCGTCCTCCACTCGCCGCTCGACGAGCAGGTGGGGATCAACAACGCCACCAAGATCTGGATGGCGGCGCGGCACCCCAAGAGCTTCGTCTCGCTCGACGATGCCGACCATCTGCTTACGCGGCACGAGGATGCGCAGTACGCCGGCCGCGTCATCGCCGCGTGGGCGTCGCGGTGGATGCCGCAGCCGCCGGAGGTGGAGGTCGCCGGGCTGGCCGAGGCCGGGCGCGTGGTGACGGTCACGCGCGGCTCGGCGTTCCGCACCGAGATCGCCGCGGGGCGCCACGTATGGGTCAGCGACGAGCCGGTCGCGGTGGGCGGGGCGGACGCGGCGCCGTCGCCGTACGACTTCCTGGTCGGCGCGCTGGGGGCGTGCACGGGGATGACGCTGAAGGCGTACGCGGAGCGGAAGGGGTGGCCGCTGGAGGAGGTGACGGTGCGGCTCACGCACGGCAAGGTGCACGGCATCGACGAGCAGCACTGCGCCGAGCGCGAGGCCCGCGTGGACCGCATCGAGCGCGAGGTGCGCATCGAGGGCGAGCTTACGGCCGAGCAGCACGCGCGCCTGCTGGAGATTGCCGACAAGTGCCCCGTCCACCGCACCCTCTCCGCAGGCGTGATCGTGGAGACGAAGGAGATGGAGGATGCGCCGGGGTCGTGA
- a CDS encoding DUF2442 domain-containing protein translates to MEIDAAATDAELRAALKRGREADRVEPRAVSARYDAESGRVVMELANGCAFAFPAELGQGLRGASPGQLAEVGVMAGGRALRWDALDVDLGVAPLVSGIFGTAAWMRELRREMARAGGRVSTDAKARAARENGRKGGRPRTRPAAGDAASSTVRSPARRRGKAA, encoded by the coding sequence ATGGAGATTGATGCTGCTGCGACCGATGCTGAGCTCCGCGCGGCGCTGAAGCGGGGACGCGAGGCGGACCGGGTGGAGCCGCGCGCCGTCTCCGCGCGCTACGATGCGGAGTCCGGGCGCGTGGTGATGGAGCTTGCGAACGGATGCGCGTTCGCCTTCCCCGCCGAGCTGGGTCAGGGGCTGCGCGGTGCTTCGCCGGGACAACTCGCGGAGGTGGGGGTGATGGCCGGCGGCCGGGCGCTCCGCTGGGACGCGCTGGACGTGGACCTGGGCGTGGCGCCGCTCGTCTCCGGCATCTTCGGCACGGCGGCGTGGATGCGCGAGCTGCGTCGAGAAATGGCCCGCGCGGGTGGCCGCGTCTCCACCGATGCCAAGGCCCGCGCCGCGCGCGAGAACGGCAGGAAGGGCGGCCGCCCGCGCACGCGGCCCGCAGCCGGTGACGCGGCATCATCCACGGTCAGATCTCCAGCGAGACGACGTGGAAAGGCCGCGTAA